A genome region from Firmicutes bacterium CAG:345 includes the following:
- a CDS encoding unknown (no significant homology to UniProt): protein MVSFLKTCLKGLLTIILSPLWITYFALSICWSIIVFFVTCFQDLIALIGKKSHGIYDTEYDKKAEQILRNPNFNPMTGNISVPPYQANYQIPPYNFVPPYYNGNPYVPPYIPPNNNDDGGNNR, encoded by the coding sequence ATGGTTTCATTTTTAAAGACTTGTTTAAAAGGTTTATTGACAATTATTCTTTCTCCTTTATGGATAACTTATTTTGCTTTGAGTATATGTTGGAGCATTATTGTTTTCTTTGTGACTTGTTTTCAAGATTTAATTGCTTTAATCGGTAAGAAATCTCATGGTATTTATGACACTGAATATGATAAAAAAGCCGAACAAATTCTACGAAATCCGAATTTTAATCCAATGACCGGAAATATTTCTGTTCCTCCATATCAAGCGAATTATCAAATCCCTCCATATAATTTTGTTCCACCTTATTATAATGGTAATCCCTATGTTCCTCCTTATATACCACCTAATAATAATGATGATGGAGGAAATAACAGATGA
- a CDS encoding unknown (no significant homology to UniProt), with translation MNYFISTLIKLSENDKRVLIALCLLVLVIIVIVGYLTIWVKKIMTNQGKKVDKMMYDIMKAKVITDSKTFSRVAKLKSRRYLVKQSWLPLLIALFFTGVILVYGWATGDYGMHYFVQGWYDISFTIEWEMTTVFGFLKLPADFGHIGKLSDFSWNFGKYLAVCSTIIGGVATIIYLLRVQAYIARGFRIRKLKDVYFGKDLTKLAEQQM, from the coding sequence ATGAATTACTTTATTTCCACATTGATAAAATTATCTGAAAATGATAAAAGAGTTTTAATTGCTTTATGTTTATTAGTTTTAGTCATTATTGTTATAGTTGGATATTTAACTATTTGGGTTAAAAAGATAATGACAAACCAAGGGAAAAAAGTTGATAAGATGATGTATGACATCATGAAAGCAAAAGTTATAACTGATTCCAAAACTTTCTCCAGAGTAGCAAAATTAAAAAGCCGAAGATATCTTGTCAAACAATCTTGGCTTCCATTATTAATCGCTTTATTTTTTACAGGTGTAATTTTGGTATATGGTTGGGCAACTGGAGATTATGGAATGCATTATTTCGTTCAAGGATGGTATGATATTTCCTTCACAATTGAATGGGAAATGACAACAGTCTTTGGATTTTTAAAACTACCTGCAGATTTTGGGCATATTGGAAAATTATCTGATTTTTCCTGGAATTTTGGAAAATATCTTGCCGTTTGTTCAACTATAATCGGTGGTGTTGCCACCATTATTTATCTATTACGAGTGCAAGCATATATTGCTAGGGGCTTTAGAATTAGAAAGTTAAAAGATGTCTATTTTGGAAAAGATTTAACTAAACTTGCTGAACAGCAAATGTGA
- a CDS encoding putative uncharacterized protein (product inferred by homology to UniProt) produces the protein MNNNELTNNKKYRSFRDEFWDNFFSPAEQHSHNGRMLSTDIEEKEDSYVVNVDVPGAKKEDINVDLENGYLTIGVQEKEEKEDKKYLHHERFFGSYSRTFYLGEVDKENVSASLDNGVLTIVLPKSKPVSNKSRIEIK, from the coding sequence ATGAATAATAATGAATTAACTAACAACAAAAAGTATAGAAGTTTCCGCGATGAATTTTGGGATAATTTCTTCAGCCCAGCTGAACAACATTCTCATAATGGTCGCATGCTTTCAACAGATATAGAAGAGAAAGAAGACTCTTATGTTGTAAATGTCGATGTTCCAGGAGCTAAAAAAGAAGATATTAATGTAGATCTTGAAAATGGATATTTAACAATTGGTGTCCAAGAGAAAGAAGAAAAAGAAGATAAGAAATATTTACATCATGAACGTTTCTTCGGTTCTTATTCTCGTACTTTCTATCTTGGGGAAGTTGATAAGGAAAATGTCAGTGCATCACTTGATAATGGTGTTTTGACAATTGTACTTCCAAAAAGTAAACCAGTTTCTAATAAGAGCCGTATTGAAATTAAGTAG
- a CDS encoding unknown (no significant homology to UniProt), which yields MKKYLILVIFATLVKMIGIEGAFALNFTKFSYHNFFGGEPLGIFLSLLLMFFVHLCFYSMMVGIIYLIDYKKEVFTIYFVEGLAISIIETAFYNLGGKSLIDTLPSFLNVILFNIILSYTINISVKQYKGI from the coding sequence ATGAAAAAATACTTGATTTTAGTTATATTTGCTACTTTGGTTAAAATGATAGGTATTGAGGGAGCTTTTGCACTTAATTTTACCAAATTTTCTTATCATAATTTTTTTGGTGGAGAACCACTAGGAATATTTTTATCGTTGCTATTGATGTTTTTTGTTCATTTATGTTTTTATTCTATGATGGTTGGAATTATATATTTAATTGATTATAAAAAAGAAGTATTCACCATTTACTTTGTAGAAGGATTAGCAATAAGTATAATAGAAACAGCTTTTTATAATCTTGGTGGAAAAAGTTTAATAGATACACTTCCATCGTTTCTCAATGTGATTTTGTTCAATATTATTTTAAGCTATACGATAAATATTTCTGTAAAACAATATAAAGGGATATAG
- a CDS encoding unknown (no significant homology to UniProt): MEEKKFYQEIRDNLAAFSSTNYQFSVIPFKIDENTIVFPINKINMISGIGESYFSSLKKKELTFKIIDETTPSSLGLYGTSIKPIALLLIIKGEVKLIKLEDDNLYNDIFSLLKTIVKKAIKKK; the protein is encoded by the coding sequence ATGGAAGAAAAAAAGTTCTACCAAGAAATCCGAGACAATTTAGCTGCTTTTTCATCAACTAATTATCAGTTTTCAGTTATTCCTTTTAAAATAGATGAAAATACTATTGTCTTTCCAATCAATAAAATAAATATGATTTCAGGCATAGGTGAAAGTTACTTTTCTTCATTAAAGAAAAAAGAGTTAACATTTAAAATAATAGATGAAACTACCCCCTCATCTTTAGGACTTTATGGAACATCAATAAAACCAATAGCTCTATTGTTAATTATAAAAGGAGAAGTAAAACTTATTAAACTTGAAGATGACAATTTATATAATGATATCTTTTCTTTGCTTAAAACCATAGTTAAAAAAGCAATAAAGAAAAAATAA
- a CDS encoding unknown (no significant homology to UniProt) produces the protein MKIILLLILPLLFSLIFLLIPVQIEFIFDFVTFRIKINKLIKFKFNVKNKIENSKPSSNNINFKPLLAAFKVKNISILYNTTGEDLSSPLFKAFFTLIVPLLKELSQEKIGSFYYRHRLAAKSGIKIYGNISLSLVRLIAILINKRKTIWKKKSSTKKSETI, from the coding sequence ATGAAAATCATTTTATTATTAATATTACCTTTATTATTTTCTTTGATCTTTCTACTCATTCCTGTTCAAATAGAATTTATTTTTGATTTTGTTACATTTCGTATCAAAATAAATAAATTGATCAAATTTAAATTCAATGTAAAAAATAAAATAGAAAATAGTAAGCCATCAAGCAATAATATAAATTTTAAGCCCTTACTTGCGGCCTTTAAAGTCAAAAATATTTCCATTTTATATAACACAACTGGTGAAGATTTATCTTCTCCTCTTTTTAAAGCTTTTTTTACTTTAATTGTTCCCTTACTTAAAGAATTATCTCAAGAAAAAATAGGATCTTTTTATTATCGTCATCGTCTTGCCGCAAAATCAGGAATCAAAATATATGGAAATATAAGTTTGTCTTTAGTTCGCTTAATAGCCATATTAATAAACAAAAGGAAAACAATATGGAAGAAAAAAAGTTCTACCAAGAAATCCGAGACAATTTAG
- a CDS encoding unknown (no significant homology to UniProt) has product MRKTQREKKQTVRNSRTEKHEEYGSEIHTENKRQNNRNQKNNKR; this is encoded by the coding sequence ATGAGAAAAACTCAAAGAGAAAAAAAACAAACTGTCAGAAATTCTAGAACTGAAAAACACGAAGAATATGGTTCTGAAATTCACACTGAAAACAAAAGACAAAATAACAGAAACCAAAAAAACAATAAGCGATAA
- a CDS encoding probable tRNA sulfurtransferase (product inferred by homology to UniProt): MNNNLILVRFGELSTKGHNKNTFIKKLNDNIKQSLKPHFPTLQYEARHDHIYITLNDENYDDVKEYLKKIPGLSSFSLVKAIPNDIEIIAEEALNIAKNSQAKTFKIISKRVNKLFPMHSDEINRYVASKILHNTDKKVDVHNPELEVRIMVRDAFTYIYCEKEEGLNGYPLGIAGKALMLLSGGIDSPVASYLMMKRGIRLEMIHFAAPPYTSEKVLEKITDLMHKLNVYQPEIKLYIVPFTKIQEKIYEVAGTSYAITIMRRMMLRIAESTAHFNNDLVLATGESVGQVASQTLKSIVAIEDAIHMPIIRPLATTDKIDIIKISQAIDTYDISIRPYEDCCTIFKVKDPTTCPHMDKIKEIEAKFDFTPLIQEAINNTEKRIISLEEKDEF; this comes from the coding sequence ATGAACAACAATTTAATTTTAGTTCGCTTTGGCGAACTGTCAACAAAAGGTCATAACAAAAACACATTCATAAAAAAATTAAACGACAACATCAAACAATCTCTTAAGCCTCATTTCCCTACTCTTCAATATGAAGCTAGACATGATCATATTTACATAACTTTAAACGATGAAAACTACGATGATGTAAAAGAGTATTTAAAGAAAATTCCTGGTCTTTCAAGTTTTTCTCTCGTTAAAGCTATTCCAAATGATATTGAAATAATTGCTGAGGAAGCTTTAAATATTGCCAAAAATTCTCAAGCCAAAACTTTCAAAATCATATCTAAAAGAGTCAACAAATTATTCCCGATGCATTCTGATGAAATCAATCGTTATGTTGCCTCAAAAATTCTTCATAATACCGATAAAAAAGTCGATGTGCATAATCCAGAATTAGAAGTTCGCATTATGGTAAGAGATGCCTTTACATATATCTACTGCGAAAAAGAAGAAGGATTAAACGGCTATCCATTAGGAATAGCAGGTAAAGCTTTAATGTTACTTTCTGGTGGTATAGATTCTCCAGTCGCTAGTTATCTTATGATGAAAAGAGGTATTCGCCTAGAAATGATTCATTTTGCTGCACCTCCATATACTTCTGAAAAAGTTTTAGAAAAGATCACCGATCTAATGCATAAACTCAATGTTTATCAACCAGAAATAAAACTATATATTGTCCCTTTCACAAAAATTCAAGAAAAAATTTATGAAGTAGCCGGAACAAGTTATGCAATCACGATAATGAGAAGGATGATGCTTAGAATTGCTGAATCCACTGCTCATTTTAATAATGATTTAGTTTTGGCTACCGGAGAAAGTGTCGGACAAGTTGCCAGCCAAACTCTAAAAAGTATTGTTGCTATTGAAGATGCCATTCATATGCCTATTATTCGTCCTTTAGCTACTACTGATAAAATAGATATCATAAAAATATCGCAAGCAATCGATACTTATGATATATCTATTCGTCCATACGAAGACTGCTGCACTATTTTCAAAGTAAAAGATCCAACAACATGCCCACATATGGATAAAATAAAAGAAATAGAAGCTAAATTCGATTTCACTCCACTAATTCAAGAAGCGATAAATAATACTGAAAAAAGAATTATTTCTCTCGAAGAAAAAGATGAATTTTAA
- a CDS encoding cysteine desulfurase (product inferred by homology to UniProt) codes for MLYFDNAATTSIDEEVLNTYINALKKYYNNPSATHRFGMEGNNLLLSAKRQIAKYLSFTGCKEDEIILTSGATESNNLAIKGYVERYKKRGKHLITTKVEHPSVLNVYKNFEQSGYDVTYLDVTPSGIDEKALKSALRDDTILVSIMAVNNEVGAIYDINKLAKIVKENSKAAFFTDATQALYKVSIDYRNCDLISFSAHKLHGLKGSGLLIKKNNIDLVPLLDGGGQENGYRSGTTNLPTAIALATTFRRANQTYEQRVKNATALSSYLIEELEKIPEISILPIKDKSPFILNFVMKEHKASVIAEALSRKDIMVSTKSACSSKKVGGSYVLKAYGYDDYLSGNGIRLSFSGDESLEDGKIFMLALNELLSSIRKDQQ; via the coding sequence ATGCTTTATTTTGACAATGCAGCAACAACTTCTATAGATGAAGAAGTTTTAAATACATATATAAACGCTTTAAAAAAATATTACAACAATCCTTCGGCAACTCATAGATTCGGGATGGAAGGAAACAATTTGCTTTTAAGCGCTAAACGGCAAATTGCTAAATATCTTTCCTTTACTGGCTGTAAAGAGGATGAAATAATTTTAACAAGTGGAGCTACTGAGAGCAATAATTTAGCCATTAAAGGCTATGTAGAACGTTATAAAAAAAGAGGAAAACATTTAATAACAACCAAAGTAGAACATCCTTCAGTTCTAAACGTTTATAAAAATTTCGAACAAAGTGGTTATGATGTAACATATTTAGATGTCACACCTTCAGGTATTGATGAAAAAGCTTTAAAAAGCGCCCTAAGAGACGATACTATTCTTGTATCAATAATGGCAGTTAATAATGAAGTTGGAGCAATTTATGATATAAATAAACTGGCAAAAATTGTAAAAGAAAACTCAAAGGCAGCTTTTTTTACCGATGCTACTCAAGCCTTATACAAAGTTTCTATCGATTATCGAAATTGCGATTTAATCTCTTTTTCAGCTCATAAACTTCATGGATTAAAAGGATCAGGTCTATTGATTAAGAAAAATAATATAGATTTAGTTCCTCTTCTTGATGGTGGTGGTCAAGAAAACGGATATCGTTCAGGTACCACAAATCTTCCTACAGCAATCGCTTTAGCAACAACATTTAGAAGAGCTAATCAAACTTATGAACAACGAGTCAAAAATGCTACAGCACTAAGCTCTTATTTAATTGAAGAATTAGAAAAAATACCTGAGATTTCTATTCTTCCAATAAAAGATAAATCTCCATTTATTTTAAACTTTGTCATGAAAGAACATAAAGCATCAGTTATTGCTGAAGCTTTATCAAGAAAAGACATAATGGTTTCAACAAAAAGTGCTTGTTCCAGTAAAAAAGTTGGTGGATCATATGTTTTAAAAGCATATGGCTATGATGATTATCTAAGTGGAAATGGAATAAGATTATCCTTTTCCGGTGATGAATCTTTGGAAGATGGAAAAATATTCATGTTAGCTTTAAATGAACTTTTAAGCAGTATTAGAAAGGATCAACAATGA
- a CDS encoding putative septation ring formation regulator EzrA (product inferred by homology to UniProt), whose translation MSFSLKTLASGQDFIANGGWSIFVVLGILIILVILFLFCWRKKRYSRQIKELRKKYDANHNVLTVDCLNMITRIEYIASNNPRYESILNQFKIAYNNNLTSIDAPCEQAIGSLEALDKEKQYRGIKDIIESTRTNINDFAKSVNKLNTDLSEILKDDDNCRGYAVVTKEKFRMVKEKLSSHATELIGLEEPFQLVFSEISEQLAEFEKSADGADYESANKIIKGIDQIITALDETLQDLPIDNTLLRVVLPRRIEEVTNIYTQMSNDHYPLHHLHFNAKIEKINENIETLKTKLSTLNINGVKDEIDSMLDVLDSFLSAFETEKEAKIQFEKEQANTSDNTYELEKDFAKLNRSLPEYKEIYIIDDSYLEQIHLIQEDIQRMSAIKRDLDSFIHSSTKQPYSLLLKKMSDLQSEMTKITNTLNDFKQYLYSLKQDAEKIYKSIRDNYAKLKEAEYSLRELNVEALQDQVHLSFVHAYTYLENENELLSKTPLDINALNSIYNEAQPRIESLLENISSEIELSQRAENAIVYGNLLRTSYSAVNNSLLVAEKAFFEADFTRASEESLNAIKTTRPDLIK comes from the coding sequence ATGTCTTTTTCCTTAAAAACACTTGCAAGTGGTCAAGATTTCATTGCTAATGGTGGATGGTCTATCTTCGTTGTCCTTGGAATTTTAATAATATTGGTAATTTTATTTCTTTTTTGCTGGCGCAAAAAAAGATATTCCAGACAAATTAAAGAACTTAGAAAAAAATATGATGCTAATCATAATGTTCTGACTGTTGATTGCTTGAATATGATTACAAGAATTGAATACATCGCTTCAAATAATCCACGATATGAATCAATATTAAATCAGTTCAAAATAGCTTATAACAACAATTTAACAAGTATAGATGCTCCTTGTGAACAAGCTATTGGTTCATTAGAAGCCTTAGACAAAGAAAAACAATATCGCGGAATTAAAGATATAATTGAAAGCACAAGAACAAATATCAACGATTTTGCAAAGAGTGTCAACAAATTAAATACTGATTTATCCGAAATTTTAAAAGATGACGATAACTGCCGTGGATATGCTGTTGTCACAAAAGAAAAGTTCCGCATGGTCAAAGAAAAATTATCTTCTCACGCTACTGAGTTGATTGGACTTGAAGAACCTTTTCAATTAGTATTTTCTGAAATTTCTGAACAATTAGCCGAATTTGAAAAATCTGCTGATGGCGCTGATTATGAAAGCGCAAATAAAATTATTAAAGGAATTGATCAAATTATTACAGCACTGGATGAAACTCTCCAAGACCTTCCTATCGATAACACTCTTTTAAGAGTTGTTCTTCCTCGAAGAATAGAAGAAGTTACCAACATTTACACTCAAATGTCCAATGACCATTATCCTCTTCATCATTTGCATTTCAATGCTAAAATAGAAAAAATAAATGAAAATATCGAAACATTAAAAACAAAATTATCAACACTTAATATAAATGGTGTCAAAGATGAAATAGATTCAATGCTCGATGTTCTCGATTCTTTTTTATCAGCATTTGAGACAGAAAAAGAAGCAAAAATTCAATTTGAAAAAGAACAAGCCAACACATCAGATAACACTTACGAACTTGAAAAAGATTTTGCAAAATTAAATCGTTCGTTACCTGAGTATAAAGAGATTTATATCATCGATGACTCATATCTTGAGCAAATCCATCTGATACAAGAAGACATTCAAAGAATGAGCGCAATAAAGCGTGATCTTGATTCTTTCATTCATTCCTCAACAAAGCAACCTTATTCATTATTGCTTAAAAAAATGTCTGATCTTCAATCAGAAATGACAAAAATTACCAATACACTCAATGACTTTAAACAATATTTGTATTCATTGAAACAAGATGCAGAAAAAATATATAAATCCATTCGTGATAATTATGCAAAATTAAAAGAAGCTGAGTATAGCCTAAGAGAATTAAATGTTGAAGCTTTACAAGACCAAGTTCATTTATCTTTTGTTCATGCCTATACTTACTTAGAAAACGAAAATGAACTTCTTTCCAAAACTCCATTAGATATCAACGCTTTAAATTCCATATATAATGAAGCTCAACCACGCATAGAAAGCTTACTTGAAAACATTTCATCTGAAATTGAACTTTCTCAACGCGCTGAAAATGCAATTGTCTATGGAAATCTTTTAAGAACTTCTTATTCTGCTGTAAATAATAGTTTGCTTGTTGCAGAAAAAGCTTTCTTTGAAGCTGATTTCACCAGAGCTAGTGAAGAATCATTAAACGCTATTAAAACTACACGCCCCGATTTAATCAAATAA
- a CDS encoding aTPase family associated with various cellular activities (AAA) (product inferred by homology to UniProt), with amino-acid sequence MFEKYTLEAQKILTMAESIAFSFGNDEVSEGHLLLAFLKNEENEVSKALADYNIDENIIKNKLMEESEEKEFAAPIYMAYNFKLKKILDDCMKIKENENVISTFVLGFSLLKNLDDSYFQILQIEDKNEVLKKYKKLYKRCSNLDKIVELHRMGDRKLDPLIGREEILDELITTLKRRNKPNPILVGEPGVGKSFIVEHLSKKINEGEIKELQGKVVFELDLPSAVSGTKYRGEFEEKIKKIIQKVIDEKNVILFIDEIHNIVKAGGAEGAIDCSNIIKPYLSRGEIQIIGATTYEEYEKVFSTDKALKRRFQIISIKENSREETLDILNVLIPIYAKYYGKNVSDGIGKFIVECADKHLPNLSFPDKAIDILDNSLALTKKDLLTFDEIKTCMKKIYHVDLDFNFNYANIFQDLKKEIFGQDKALNQLEKSMTLCMNQKQKGVLGCFLFIGPSGVGKTYLAKKLGEKLFCDESHFLKMDMAGYKDCSAIIGSSPGFVGYKEESILIKTLTKCPNSLILLDEIEKASPQILDLFLSIFEEGYFYSSFGKKIDCSNAIFILTGNIGFSLNDELHFQFSNSQKNDEKMLLKYFKFEFLSRLDDIIYFNYLDEEAIVKIEKEYLKSDDEISIDNTVINETKKYGARAIIKNARYKLLEKKMKKDYA; translated from the coding sequence ATGTTTGAAAAATATACTCTTGAAGCACAGAAAATATTGACCATGGCTGAAAGCATCGCTTTTTCATTTGGAAATGATGAAGTATCAGAAGGCCATTTGCTTTTAGCTTTTTTAAAAAATGAAGAAAATGAAGTTTCCAAAGCTTTGGCTGATTATAATATTGATGAAAATATTATAAAAAACAAACTGATGGAAGAAAGTGAAGAAAAAGAATTTGCAGCTCCAATATATATGGCTTATAATTTTAAATTAAAAAAGATTTTGGATGACTGCATGAAAATAAAAGAAAATGAAAATGTTATTTCGACATTTGTTTTAGGCTTTTCTTTGCTTAAAAATTTAGATGATTCATATTTTCAAATTCTTCAGATTGAAGATAAAAATGAAGTGCTAAAAAAGTATAAAAAATTATATAAGCGCTGTTCTAATTTAGATAAAATAGTTGAACTTCATAGAATGGGAGATAGAAAACTTGATCCGTTAATTGGGAGAGAAGAAATTTTAGATGAATTGATTACAACTTTAAAAAGAAGAAATAAACCTAACCCTATTCTTGTCGGAGAGCCTGGAGTTGGAAAAAGCTTTATCGTTGAACATTTAAGCAAGAAAATCAACGAAGGAGAAATTAAAGAATTACAGGGAAAAGTTGTTTTTGAATTGGATTTACCATCAGCTGTCAGCGGAACAAAATATCGTGGAGAATTTGAAGAAAAAATTAAAAAGATTATTCAAAAAGTAATCGATGAAAAAAATGTCATCTTATTTATTGATGAAATACATAATATTGTTAAAGCGGGAGGGGCAGAAGGAGCGATAGATTGTTCGAATATTATCAAACCATATTTATCTAGGGGGGAAATTCAAATTATTGGAGCGACAACATATGAAGAATATGAAAAGGTGTTTTCAACAGATAAAGCATTAAAAAGAAGATTTCAAATTATATCTATTAAAGAAAATAGCCGAGAAGAAACTTTGGATATTCTAAATGTTTTAATACCGATTTATGCTAAATATTATGGTAAAAATGTTTCTGATGGTATAGGAAAATTTATTGTGGAATGTGCTGATAAACATTTACCTAATCTTTCTTTTCCGGATAAAGCGATAGATATATTAGATAATTCTTTAGCTCTCACAAAAAAAGATTTATTAACTTTTGATGAAATTAAAACATGCATGAAAAAAATTTATCATGTAGATTTAGATTTCAATTTTAATTATGCGAATATTTTTCAGGATTTAAAGAAAGAAATTTTTGGTCAAGACAAAGCTTTAAATCAATTAGAAAAATCTATGACTTTATGCATGAATCAAAAGCAAAAAGGAGTTCTAGGATGTTTTTTATTCATCGGTCCAAGCGGAGTTGGAAAAACTTATCTTGCTAAAAAGCTCGGAGAAAAATTGTTCTGTGATGAGAGTCATTTTTTAAAGATGGATATGGCTGGGTATAAAGATTGCAGTGCGATAATTGGTTCCTCTCCTGGCTTTGTTGGATATAAAGAAGAATCTATTTTAATAAAAACACTTACTAAATGTCCAAATTCTTTGATTCTGTTAGATGAAATTGAAAAGGCAAGTCCACAAATACTTGATTTATTTTTGTCTATTTTTGAAGAAGGATACTTTTATTCATCTTTTGGAAAAAAGATTGATTGTTCAAATGCAATATTTATTTTAACTGGGAATATAGGATTTTCATTGAATGATGAATTACATTTTCAATTTTCAAACTCTCAAAAAAATGATGAAAAAATGCTTTTAAAATATTTTAAATTTGAATTTTTATCGAGATTAGATGATATTATTTATTTCAATTATTTAGATGAAGAGGCAATTGTTAAAATCGAAAAAGAATATTTAAAAAGTGATGATGAAATATCTATAGATAATACAGTTATAAATGAGACGAAAAAATATGGGGCACGGGCAATTATAAAAAATGCGAGATATAAATTATTAGAAAAAAAGATGAAAAAAGACTATGCTTAG
- a CDS encoding unknown (no significant homology to UniProt), with protein MYNYYHFLINNHLYLKEKCNEIIKLLYYFFKNKKYVTIKKGRNKMIIKPRLIRLIVNGLGFTLFCVFIGFSPLLTKLLLSEKFTTSDLIFPSVMGLIGIIFTIVLCFRTKYTLTEKELIIRYLIKEKKYKFKDIEYIDDLYTKKKRTFVFYVYSSNKRIAIPSDKNNVLLKETMKRAERKLTRVEFIKRHPNAF; from the coding sequence ATGTATAATTATTATCATTTTTTGATCAATAATCACTTATACTTAAAAGAAAAATGCAATGAAATAATTAAATTGCTCTATTATTTTTTCAAAAATAAAAAATATGTTACAATAAAAAAAGGAAGAAATAAAATGATTATTAAACCACGATTAATCCGCTTAATAGTAAATGGCCTAGGTTTTACTCTTTTTTGTGTCTTCATCGGTTTTAGTCCACTATTAACCAAGCTTTTACTTTCTGAAAAATTTACTACTAGCGATTTAATTTTTCCATCTGTCATGGGATTAATAGGAATCATCTTTACAATTGTTTTATGCTTTCGAACTAAATATACTTTAACTGAAAAAGAATTGATTATCCGATACTTAATTAAAGAAAAAAAGTATAAATTTAAAGATATTGAATATATAGATGATCTTTATACAAAGAAAAAAAGAACATTTGTTTTTTATGTTTATAGCAGCAATAAAAGAATTGCTATTCCCAGTGATAAAAACAATGTTCTTTTAAAAGAAACAATGAAACGAGCTGAAAGAAAACTAACCAGAGTCGAATTTATAAAAAGACATCCTAATGCCTTCTAA